The following are from one region of the Paenibacillus sp. JZ16 genome:
- a CDS encoding sensor histidine kinase, whose product MKTLYREFISTTLLILGISIFIGFILANVVYVIFTKEEITQQNMEVAEQIVHVLEEMHVSSHTVHPFLESVGQLGYQIYLANRSGEAYFFGEPFEHRRLPDHTMDQVLSGTPYMGKDGIWDQLWMMGHFSNDIRNTVGLPLQIGNQTYALFVKPASKILFSDIHMMLAGFIVAVAIVSLLGVIKMTKRLIHPISELSEATKAITNEDFTYSLDIHRKDELGQLAENFLRMQQQLQHNDVARKSFISNVSHDFQSPLMNIQGYGDLLLLPNLDEKTRLQYAGIVSDEARRLSNLTKQLLLITSLDQSGYPVKKSPLRLDLQIKESIKKHQWSLQDRNLTISYKLDKAMLYSDRELLAIVWDNLITNAIKYNQPNGHIFISCTTAGNKIILTFEDTGVGLSEASAKQVFERFYRVDATRKKDGTGLGLSIVKEIVTLLNGTITLESELAKGTTFTVIFLMEGHDESWNKNGVYG is encoded by the coding sequence ATGAAAACATTATATCGGGAGTTTATATCCACAACACTGCTCATTCTAGGGATCAGCATCTTTATCGGATTTATTCTGGCAAACGTTGTCTACGTGATATTTACCAAAGAAGAAATCACGCAGCAAAACATGGAGGTTGCCGAACAAATCGTCCACGTTCTCGAGGAAATGCATGTATCGAGCCATACCGTACACCCCTTCCTTGAGTCCGTTGGACAACTAGGATACCAGATATATTTGGCTAACCGTTCCGGGGAGGCGTATTTTTTCGGTGAGCCTTTTGAGCATAGAAGGCTGCCTGACCACACCATGGACCAGGTGTTAAGCGGCACGCCGTATATGGGGAAAGACGGCATATGGGATCAGCTCTGGATGATGGGGCATTTCTCCAATGATATTAGAAACACCGTCGGGCTCCCCCTTCAAATCGGAAATCAGACTTATGCTCTATTCGTCAAACCGGCCAGCAAAATCCTATTTTCCGATATCCATATGATGCTGGCGGGATTTATCGTAGCTGTCGCCATCGTGAGCCTATTGGGTGTAATCAAAATGACCAAACGGCTAATTCACCCCATCTCGGAGCTGTCCGAAGCGACGAAAGCGATCACCAACGAAGATTTTACGTATTCGCTGGATATCCATCGTAAGGATGAGCTGGGCCAGTTGGCTGAGAACTTCCTGCGTATGCAGCAGCAGCTGCAGCATAATGACGTCGCCCGGAAGTCCTTCATCAGCAACGTGTCTCATGATTTTCAATCTCCATTAATGAATATTCAAGGGTATGGAGACCTGCTCCTTCTTCCGAATCTGGATGAGAAGACGCGGCTGCAGTATGCGGGTATCGTGAGCGATGAAGCTAGACGATTATCGAATCTGACCAAGCAGCTTCTGCTGATTACGTCCCTGGATCAATCCGGTTACCCGGTGAAAAAGAGCCCTCTCCGACTGGATCTGCAAATCAAGGAATCCATCAAAAAACATCAATGGAGTCTGCAGGACCGGAACCTGACCATCTCGTACAAATTAGATAAAGCCATGTTGTACTCCGATCGCGAGCTGCTGGCGATCGTGTGGGATAACTTGATAACGAACGCCATTAAGTACAACCAACCGAACGGCCATATCTTCATTTCCTGCACCACCGCCGGAAACAAGATCATCCTCACATTCGAGGACACCGGTGTCGGTCTGTCGGAGGCATCAGCCAAGCAAGTGTTCGAGCGCTTCTACCGGGTGGATGCAACCCGCAAGAAAGACGGGACAGGCCTTGGCCTGTCCATTGTTAAAGAAATCGTCACACTATTAAACGGAACCATAACGCTCGAGAGCGAGCTTGCGAAGGGTACGACCTTCACCGTTATTTTTCTAATGGAAGGACATGATGAATCATGGAACAAAAATGGAGTTTACGGTTAA
- a CDS encoding DUF4181 domain-containing protein: MLLLSLILYSIVFVSGYLWIKKKLKVSNDSNQLLYKHINRFHLIGELIIIALSLTALYFMRIVWEWRSSAYQDVILVVAVLHAFRSVVERRYKKDSKQHIISAYASVSGLLLFLGIEMFA, encoded by the coding sequence ATGCTCTTACTCAGTCTCATTTTATATTCGATCGTATTCGTCTCCGGGTACTTATGGATCAAAAAAAAGCTCAAGGTATCCAACGATTCAAATCAGCTGCTCTATAAGCATATCAATCGATTTCATCTGATTGGGGAGTTGATCATCATAGCTTTGTCCCTAACCGCCCTTTACTTCATGAGGATTGTTTGGGAGTGGAGATCGTCGGCTTATCAGGACGTTATACTTGTGGTAGCTGTTCTACACGCTTTCCGTTCCGTTGTTGAAAGACGCTATAAGAAAGATTCCAAACAGCACATCATCAGTGCTTATGCAAGTGTTAGCGGTCTGCTCCTTTTCCTTGGCATTGAGATGTTTGCGTAA
- a CDS encoding ADP-ribosylglycohydrolase family protein, which translates to MDNILYNRIKGGLYGVAVGDALGGTTEFMSVQEIKEKHGYLTEIIGGGVWQLEPGEVTDDTMMTLCVAAGIHENPGEPMEAIGRFFMEWYRSRPKDIGNIIRHVFQKYEGDWFEAAFVAHMDMGQSGGNGSLMRCLPAALAYKDPADIDRVTIIQSRMTHYDPRCAEVCVMYNRMAQRLLQGEHLRAAIMSEVVGSDYEGIIEAQPDCPASGYVVHTFRWVLHILLHTSDFAGVVQKAANLGDDSDTIGAIAGGLAGIYYGYEGIPVRYAEAILIKDRLDRIVSQLYALKTL; encoded by the coding sequence ATGGACAATATATTATATAACCGAATCAAAGGCGGCCTGTATGGAGTGGCTGTAGGCGACGCGCTTGGCGGAACGACGGAGTTTATGAGTGTGCAGGAGATTAAGGAGAAGCACGGCTATTTGACGGAGATCATCGGCGGCGGGGTGTGGCAGCTGGAACCGGGCGAAGTGACCGACGATACGATGATGACGCTGTGCGTGGCAGCAGGAATTCACGAAAATCCAGGAGAGCCAATGGAGGCGATCGGGCGTTTCTTCATGGAATGGTACCGTTCGAGGCCCAAAGACATCGGGAATATCATCCGTCATGTTTTTCAAAAGTATGAGGGAGACTGGTTCGAAGCGGCCTTTGTGGCGCACATGGATATGGGGCAAAGCGGCGGGAATGGCTCCCTCATGCGATGCCTGCCTGCAGCACTTGCCTACAAGGATCCGGCGGACATTGACCGAGTGACCATCATACAGTCACGGATGACGCATTATGATCCAAGGTGTGCCGAAGTCTGCGTCATGTACAACCGAATGGCCCAGCGCCTTCTGCAGGGTGAACATTTAAGAGCAGCCATCATGTCCGAGGTGGTGGGTAGCGATTACGAAGGCATCATTGAAGCACAGCCGGACTGCCCGGCAAGCGGTTATGTGGTCCATACCTTCCGGTGGGTACTGCATATTTTGCTCCATACGTCGGATTTTGCAGGAGTCGTTCAAAAGGCGGCAAATCTAGGAGATGATTCGGATACGATCGGAGCTATTGCCGGTGGATTGGCAGGTATCTATTATGGGTATGAAGGAATTCCTGTCCGATATGCAGAGGCGATCCTCATCAAAGATAGACTCGACCGGATCGTTTCGCAACTGTATGCATTGAAAACTTTATGA
- a CDS encoding MFS transporter — translation MNRHDTSTNAPSLLRNRFLQTILLSSVLLQIGIWVRNFAILLYVADRTNNDPYAISLISVAEFAPIFVFSFIGGTFADRWKPKRTMIWCDLLSAVSVFVVLLTIHYGSWQSVYLVAFISAILSQFSQPSSMRLFKYHVSEEQLQQGMALFQSLMAIFMVLGPMLGTFVYSTFGLETSIAVMGVVFLLSALVLIRLPEDDMKSQTAAVKGQFRKDFVEGFRYVWQSQVLRMLGLAFILAGLAVGVAQALNLFIVTERLGRSEEFLQYLLMVNGAAMLIGGGIVAVFAKRVPPQVLLAIGMLAGAVCTTIVGYSTSVPVTLTVQFLNGLVFPCIHIGISTMILKWSHASIVGRVNGVLNPMFVGMMVISMSFAGALKDAFSLSTIYSGAGLLFLLGSLVMVPIMNQKAPEHVLTAQET, via the coding sequence TTGAATAGGCACGACACAAGCACTAATGCACCAAGCCTTCTTCGCAATCGGTTCCTGCAGACGATTTTATTATCAAGCGTGCTTCTGCAGATCGGAATCTGGGTACGTAATTTTGCTATCCTTCTGTATGTAGCGGATAGAACCAATAATGATCCATACGCTATTTCGCTAATCAGCGTAGCAGAATTTGCCCCGATATTTGTTTTTTCGTTCATCGGAGGTACATTTGCGGACCGATGGAAGCCAAAGCGAACGATGATCTGGTGCGATTTATTATCCGCGGTATCGGTATTCGTAGTGCTTCTGACCATCCATTACGGTTCATGGCAATCCGTCTACCTTGTCGCATTCATCTCAGCTATTCTTTCGCAGTTCTCTCAACCTTCAAGTATGCGATTGTTTAAGTATCACGTGTCTGAAGAACAACTGCAGCAAGGGATGGCTTTGTTCCAATCGCTGATGGCCATCTTCATGGTCCTTGGCCCTATGCTTGGTACATTTGTTTACAGCACGTTCGGCCTTGAAACATCGATCGCTGTAATGGGCGTAGTTTTTCTGTTATCCGCGCTCGTCCTGATTCGCCTGCCGGAGGATGATATGAAATCTCAAACAGCCGCCGTAAAAGGGCAATTCCGTAAAGATTTCGTTGAAGGCTTCCGCTATGTTTGGCAAAGTCAAGTGCTGCGCATGCTCGGGCTTGCGTTTATTCTCGCCGGACTCGCTGTTGGCGTAGCCCAAGCGCTCAACCTGTTTATCGTAACGGAGCGGCTGGGCAGGAGCGAGGAGTTCCTGCAATATCTGCTAATGGTGAATGGCGCAGCCATGCTCATCGGGGGCGGGATCGTGGCCGTCTTCGCGAAGCGGGTTCCGCCGCAGGTTCTTCTTGCCATAGGCATGCTGGCAGGGGCGGTCTGTACAACCATTGTGGGGTATTCCACTAGTGTTCCGGTCACGCTGACCGTTCAATTTCTAAATGGGCTTGTTTTTCCTTGCATTCATATCGGGATCAGTACCATGATCCTGAAATGGTCGCATGCTTCCATTGTCGGTCGGGTGAATGGGGTTCTGAATCCGATGTTTGTTGGGATGATGGTCATTTCCATGTCTTTCGCGGGCGCGTTAAAGGACGCCTTTTCGCTGAGTACGATCTATAGCGGAGCAGGATTACTATTTCTTCTTGGCTCACTCGTCATGGTGCCGATCATGAACCAAAAAGCGCCGGAACATGTACTTACTGCACAAGAGACATAA
- a CDS encoding DinB family protein produces MTKPLIIGDAEHELAQTRRILECLPEEHMTWKPHVKSMTLGGLATHLINLLNWQVAILLYPEFDLSSVPIRREALERREDVLEEFDANVIQINKLLAECDEKSLAEEWILRNGDYILQRQPRAIALRTFGLSHMVHHRAQLGVYLRLLDVPVPGMYGPSADEEGK; encoded by the coding sequence ATGACGAAACCATTAATTATCGGAGATGCCGAACATGAATTGGCTCAAACGCGCCGAATTCTGGAGTGCTTACCCGAGGAGCATATGACCTGGAAGCCCCACGTAAAATCAATGACATTAGGCGGGCTCGCCACGCATCTGATCAACCTGCTGAACTGGCAAGTCGCGATTCTTCTATACCCGGAATTCGATCTTTCATCCGTGCCGATTCGGCGGGAAGCTTTGGAAAGACGCGAAGACGTGCTGGAGGAATTTGACGCGAACGTTATACAGATTAATAAGCTGTTAGCCGAATGCGACGAGAAATCGCTCGCCGAGGAATGGATCTTGCGGAACGGCGACTATATTCTCCAGCGTCAACCGCGTGCAATCGCGCTTCGCACTTTCGGCTTAAGTCACATGGTTCACCACCGGGCGCAGCTCGGAGTTTATCTACGGCTGCTTGATGTTCCGGTGCCGGGCATGTACGGTCCCTCAGCCGATGAGGAAGGCAAGTGA
- a CDS encoding ATP-binding cassette domain-containing protein, translated as MSESNQEYIVISAARENNLKNVSLRIPKRKITIFTGVSGSGKSSIVFDTIAAESTRLLNENFSMFVRNFLPRYPQPDADAIENLSMAVIVDQKRLGGGSHSTMGTITDISPILRLLFSRVGQPYVGQANMFSFNDPQGMCPECNGIGRKLGVDMSKALDMSKSLNEGAIMLPDYSVNGWEWNMIVQTGDFDLDKKLNDYSDDELDQLLYAKARKVKMDFAGKATNITVEGVIEKFTNKYIKQDVKTKSERTQKAVAPYISEGPCSSCRGARLSQAALSCRINGLNIAEMSSMEVGQLIRVIREIDNAVAAPMVKSLTERLQHLVDIGLDYLTLDRETDTLSGGESQRVKMVKHLSGSLVDVTYIFDEPSVGLHPRDVHRLNELLQKLRDKGNTVIVVEHDPDVIKVADHIVDVGPHAGSRGGTIVYEGSFEGLLEAGTLTGTHMKRPLQLKQDCRQPSGKLSIQDATLHNLQNVSLDIPTGVLTVVTGVAGSGKSTLINEVFLSHHPDAIVIDQSAVGVSTRSNPATYTGIMDDVRKAFASANKVNQGLFSFNSKGACDNCQGLGVVYTDLAFLENVKLPCEVCGGRRFKEEVLEYKLNGKSIAEVLEMTVEQALEFFELKEVVRKLQAMSDVGLNYITLGQPLSTLSGGECQRIKLASELYKKGSIYVMDEPTTGLHMSDIGDLLGIMNRLVDAGNTVIVIEHNLDVISQADWIIDMGPDGGSRGGQVVFEGTPSKIIHAEQSITGRYLM; from the coding sequence ATGAGCGAATCGAATCAGGAATATATCGTAATCTCGGCTGCGAGGGAAAACAATCTCAAGAACGTATCCTTGCGCATTCCCAAGCGGAAGATCACGATATTCACCGGGGTATCCGGATCCGGCAAGTCATCGATCGTCTTCGATACGATTGCCGCAGAATCCACGCGTTTGCTGAATGAGAACTTCAGTATGTTCGTGCGTAACTTTCTTCCTCGTTATCCGCAGCCAGATGCGGACGCGATCGAGAATCTGAGCATGGCTGTAATCGTTGATCAGAAGCGGCTAGGCGGCGGTTCCCATTCCACGATGGGCACGATTACCGATATTTCTCCCATTCTCCGTCTTCTCTTTTCCCGAGTGGGACAGCCTTATGTCGGACAAGCGAACATGTTCTCGTTTAACGATCCGCAAGGCATGTGTCCCGAATGTAACGGGATTGGCCGGAAATTAGGCGTCGATATGAGCAAGGCGCTGGATATGTCAAAGTCGCTCAACGAGGGGGCTATTATGCTGCCGGACTATTCGGTGAACGGCTGGGAGTGGAACATGATCGTGCAGACCGGGGACTTTGATCTCGATAAGAAGCTGAACGACTATTCGGATGATGAACTGGATCAGCTGCTGTACGCCAAGGCAAGGAAAGTAAAGATGGACTTCGCCGGCAAGGCAACGAATATTACAGTAGAAGGCGTCATTGAGAAGTTCACGAATAAATACATCAAGCAGGATGTGAAGACGAAGTCCGAGCGCACACAAAAAGCTGTTGCACCCTACATTTCAGAGGGCCCGTGTTCCAGCTGCCGCGGTGCCAGACTAAGTCAGGCAGCCCTTAGCTGCAGGATCAATGGACTCAACATTGCGGAAATGTCCTCCATGGAGGTTGGTCAGCTCATTCGAGTTATCCGGGAGATTGACAACGCGGTCGCAGCGCCGATGGTGAAGTCACTAACGGAGCGGCTGCAGCATCTGGTGGATATCGGGCTTGACTACCTGACGCTGGATCGCGAAACGGACACTTTGTCCGGCGGCGAGTCGCAACGCGTCAAGATGGTGAAGCACCTGAGCGGCAGTCTGGTAGATGTCACCTACATCTTCGATGAGCCCAGCGTGGGCCTACACCCCCGTGATGTACACCGGTTAAATGAATTGCTTCAGAAACTGCGCGACAAGGGCAATACCGTGATTGTTGTCGAGCATGATCCCGATGTGATCAAGGTGGCGGATCATATCGTAGACGTAGGACCTCACGCCGGCAGCCGCGGCGGGACGATCGTATATGAAGGAAGCTTCGAAGGCTTATTGGAGGCAGGCACGCTGACAGGCACTCATATGAAGCGGCCGCTGCAGCTGAAACAAGATTGCAGGCAACCCTCCGGCAAGCTATCTATCCAGGATGCCACACTTCACAACCTTCAGAACGTGAGTTTAGATATTCCAACCGGCGTACTGACCGTCGTTACTGGCGTTGCAGGCTCTGGCAAGAGTACGCTGATTAACGAAGTATTCCTCAGCCACCATCCGGATGCGATTGTCATTGACCAATCGGCGGTAGGCGTGTCAACACGCTCGAATCCTGCAACCTATACGGGCATAATGGACGATGTTCGCAAAGCGTTTGCTTCTGCAAACAAGGTCAATCAAGGTTTGTTCAGCTTCAACTCCAAAGGGGCTTGCGATAACTGTCAAGGGCTGGGTGTAGTGTATACAGATCTTGCATTCCTCGAGAACGTGAAGCTGCCATGCGAAGTATGCGGAGGCAGACGGTTTAAGGAAGAGGTGCTCGAGTACAAATTAAACGGCAAATCCATTGCAGAAGTGCTGGAGATGACGGTGGAGCAGGCATTGGAATTTTTTGAACTAAAAGAGGTTGTGCGCAAGCTGCAAGCAATGAGTGATGTAGGGCTGAACTATATTACACTCGGCCAGCCGCTCAGTACGCTCTCAGGCGGGGAATGCCAGCGGATCAAGCTGGCAAGCGAGCTGTATAAGAAGGGGAGCATCTACGTGATGGATGAGCCGACGACGGGCCTACATATGTCAGATATCGGTGACCTGCTTGGGATCATGAACCGTCTCGTGGATGCAGGCAATACGGTGATCGTCATCGAGCATAACCTCGACGTGATCAGTCAAGCGGATTGGATTATCGATATGGGACCGGACGGGGGGAGCCGGGGTGGCCAAGTGGTATTCGAGGGCACACCTTCGAAGATCATCCATGCGGAGCAGTCGATCACGGGAAGATATTTGATGTAA
- a CDS encoding TerC family protein — translation MESIWLEYAWALLILIGLEGLLSADNALVLAVIAKHLPEDQKKKAINYGIIMAFVFRFAALFAISFIANVWQIQAIGAAYLLYLGLKHIIKARFGKENKNIREDIKKDAAGKGFWPTVSKIAIADLAFAIDSILAAVALALGLPDSPLPDFGGMDGGQFLVVVLGGIAGLILIKFAATWFVKLLAQRPALETTAYAIVAWVGVKLAVITLAHEDIGVLDHHFPHSTVWTIIFYGVLVAIALLGWFAPGKSKQSQTEQL, via the coding sequence TTGGAGTCAATTTGGCTAGAGTATGCATGGGCATTACTAATTCTTATTGGATTGGAAGGTTTACTATCGGCGGATAATGCCCTTGTGTTGGCAGTTATCGCGAAGCACTTACCGGAGGACCAGAAGAAGAAAGCGATCAATTACGGGATCATTATGGCTTTTGTTTTTCGCTTCGCGGCTTTATTTGCGATATCGTTTATTGCGAACGTCTGGCAAATACAGGCGATTGGAGCTGCTTATCTTCTGTACCTCGGATTAAAGCACATCATCAAAGCACGTTTCGGTAAGGAAAATAAAAATATTCGCGAGGACATAAAGAAAGATGCTGCCGGTAAAGGCTTCTGGCCAACGGTAAGCAAAATTGCGATTGCGGATCTGGCCTTTGCGATTGATTCCATTCTTGCTGCTGTGGCTCTGGCACTGGGTCTCCCAGATTCACCGCTTCCTGATTTCGGTGGTATGGACGGAGGTCAATTCTTGGTTGTTGTGCTTGGCGGAATCGCCGGGCTTATTCTGATCAAATTTGCAGCCACATGGTTTGTTAAGCTGCTTGCTCAACGGCCAGCGCTGGAGACCACGGCTTATGCAATCGTGGCATGGGTCGGTGTCAAGCTCGCTGTGATTACCTTAGCCCATGAAGATATTGGGGTGTTAGATCACCATTTCCCACATAGCACAGTCTGGACCATAATCTTCTATGGTGTCTTGGTGGCGATAGCCCTTCTCGGTTGGTTTGCACCTGGTAAAAGTAAACAGTCACAGACCGAGCAACTATAG
- a CDS encoding iron chaperone has translation MEVFAEYLAHIDNPEHRERTEEVLAWVTKKFPELMPKMAWNQPMFTDHGTFIIGFSIAKQHLAVAPERVVIQHFSDEIVQAGYDHTKELVRIRWERPVDFSLLEKMIEFNIMDKADCTTFWRK, from the coding sequence ATGGAAGTCTTTGCAGAATATTTAGCACATATTGATAACCCTGAACATCGTGAACGTACGGAAGAGGTTTTGGCTTGGGTAACTAAAAAATTCCCGGAATTAATGCCGAAAATGGCGTGGAACCAGCCTATGTTTACCGACCACGGCACATTTATCATCGGCTTTAGCATTGCCAAACAACATTTGGCTGTTGCACCTGAAAGAGTAGTGATTCAGCATTTTTCTGATGAAATTGTACAGGCTGGCTATGATCACACCAAAGAGTTAGTACGTATCCGGTGGGAAAGACCGGTGGACTTCTCATTACTTGAGAAAATGATCGAGTTTAATATTATGGATAAGGCTGACTGTACAACTTTTTGGCGAAAATAG
- a CDS encoding FixH family protein — MKTRWGMALLLLFIIAAMILYQQVHDRSKVENLYTDGQLRMEIQTVQSVAEPMKETSFQVFITELPEKPIANADIKLNLKMPDMFCGVFPAEIVESKPGVYSATAVPVMQGLWEAEAVLRWEDQNVTVRTLFNVR, encoded by the coding sequence ATGAAGACAAGATGGGGCATGGCTTTGTTGTTGCTCTTTATAATCGCGGCTATGATTCTTTACCAGCAGGTTCATGATCGTTCCAAAGTAGAAAACCTGTATACTGATGGGCAGCTTCGCATGGAAATACAAACCGTTCAATCTGTCGCAGAACCCATGAAAGAAACGTCCTTCCAGGTTTTCATTACCGAGCTGCCTGAGAAACCCATTGCTAATGCCGATATTAAACTAAACCTCAAGATGCCCGATATGTTTTGTGGTGTGTTTCCCGCCGAGATTGTCGAATCAAAGCCGGGTGTATACAGCGCAACGGCCGTACCTGTTATGCAAGGACTTTGGGAAGCGGAAGCGGTCCTTCGTTGGGAGGATCAAAATGTCACGGTGAGGACGTTGTTCAACGTTCGCTAG
- a CDS encoding sulfite exporter TauE/SafE family protein, producing the protein MDWTGSGLLLVALTGLMGAPHCLVMCGGIVSSLALRTSSSPLASTLAYNAGRVTTYTVIGGFMGMVGSFLDVAGSFVGFQGAASIIGGLLILLWTFRRYTLPIYNAHLPRHSLLHLKLERLGQRYELFATFLTGLLLGFLPCGLTYAMHMNAAASGSGLEGLLIMLVFGLSTFPILLLTALSAGSLTKKWRRGMRKLGGFLAFLMGVLSILKGISANGWIPGIHPWLW; encoded by the coding sequence ATGGACTGGACGGGGAGCGGATTACTGTTAGTAGCTCTGACAGGCTTGATGGGGGCGCCGCATTGCCTGGTGATGTGCGGAGGGATCGTTTCTTCTCTGGCCCTTCGAACCAGCAGTTCTCCGCTTGCTTCTACGTTAGCCTACAACGCTGGCAGAGTGACAACGTACACGGTGATCGGAGGCTTTATGGGGATGGTGGGCTCCTTCCTGGATGTGGCTGGCAGCTTTGTTGGCTTTCAAGGCGCGGCCAGCATCATTGGAGGTCTGCTCATTCTGCTGTGGACATTTCGTCGGTACACACTGCCCATTTATAACGCGCATCTGCCGAGACATTCTTTGTTGCATCTGAAATTGGAACGGCTTGGTCAGCGGTATGAGTTGTTTGCGACTTTTCTAACGGGCCTCCTGCTCGGTTTTCTTCCATGCGGTTTGACCTATGCGATGCACATGAATGCAGCGGCATCCGGATCTGGTCTGGAAGGCCTCTTGATCATGCTGGTATTTGGACTTTCGACTTTTCCCATTCTACTCCTAACGGCGCTGTCCGCCGGCAGTTTAACGAAAAAGTGGCGCAGAGGAATGCGTAAACTCGGCGGATTTCTGGCCTTTTTAATGGGGGTGCTTTCCATTTTAAAAGGAATTAGCGCTAACGGATGGATCCCGGGAATTCACCCATGGTTATGGTAA
- a CDS encoding flavin reductase family protein: MHKVIHPKIHYFGTSVVLISTINEDGTPNLAPMSSAWWLNQSCMLGMSSKSQTVQNIIREGECVLNLPSTDLIPAVERLTLLTGRNPVPESKAARGYQFEANKFGVAGLTPLPSQLVQAPRVKECPVHLEARFVKLHPFEEPSSLVAIEVRIDKVHVEADLLMDAHSNYVDPSKWNPMIMNFCEYFGLSEQLSSSKLAPVFGPDSVE; this comes from the coding sequence ATGCATAAAGTCATACATCCAAAAATTCATTATTTCGGGACTTCGGTCGTGTTGATAAGTACCATCAACGAAGACGGCACACCCAACCTGGCTCCGATGTCCTCAGCCTGGTGGCTCAATCAATCATGCATGCTTGGTATGAGCAGCAAGTCTCAGACTGTTCAAAATATCATTCGTGAAGGGGAGTGCGTGCTTAATCTCCCGTCGACTGACTTGATTCCCGCAGTTGAGCGTCTGACCCTGTTAACAGGTCGCAACCCGGTCCCTGAGTCGAAAGCAGCAAGGGGGTATCAGTTTGAGGCGAACAAATTCGGTGTCGCAGGGTTAACACCACTTCCGTCCCAGCTCGTTCAAGCGCCGCGTGTGAAAGAATGCCCTGTCCATCTGGAAGCCAGGTTTGTTAAGCTCCATCCTTTTGAAGAACCAAGCTCACTTGTTGCCATCGAAGTGCGCATCGATAAAGTTCATGTCGAGGCAGATCTTCTTATGGATGCCCATTCAAACTATGTCGATCCTTCGAAATGGAATCCGATGATTATGAATTTTTGCGAATATTTCGGTCTAAGCGAGCAATTGTCCTCATCAAAATTAGCGCCGGTATTCGGACCTGATTCAGTAGAATAA
- a CDS encoding disulfide oxidoreductase gives MNKTGVWLFFAWTVSAVATSGSLFLSEVWHFTPCVLCWYQRIFMYPLVIVLGIAAYRQKTHIVPYILPLVIIGGGISTYHSIIQKLPKESDIAACGPVSCLNDYLNWFGWLTIPMLAFAAFVLIAVALLLALRSQKQHTNQ, from the coding sequence ATGAATAAAACGGGAGTATGGCTGTTTTTTGCATGGACTGTATCAGCTGTGGCAACTAGCGGAAGTTTGTTTCTTAGTGAAGTATGGCATTTTACGCCATGCGTCTTATGTTGGTACCAAAGGATCTTCATGTATCCATTAGTCATTGTCTTGGGAATCGCGGCATATCGGCAAAAGACGCACATTGTCCCATACATCCTACCCCTTGTCATCATTGGCGGAGGCATATCTACATATCATAGTATCATTCAAAAACTCCCCAAAGAGTCGGATATTGCCGCATGCGGGCCGGTGTCCTGCTTGAATGACTATTTGAATTGGTTCGGTTGGTTGACCATTCCGATGCTGGCATTTGCCGCATTCGTGCTCATCGCCGTGGCTCTATTGCTGGCCCTTCGCTCGCAGAAGCAACATACAAACCAGTGA
- a CDS encoding nuclear transport factor 2 family protein — protein sequence MNKQEAIRFISQMYNDIIVNFDFVKIPDYFHNRYYQVTDGKKINLEEFKNHLTALKATVDKITVSPFYDTLYDEELQTLTLRYTVDVTKKSGTRGLIELIAIFEIKNGKIVRCNEISHALHHVNEFKELASISSPVV from the coding sequence ATGAACAAGCAGGAAGCTATTCGTTTTATATCGCAAATGTATAACGACATTATAGTTAATTTTGATTTTGTTAAAATACCCGATTATTTTCATAACCGATACTATCAAGTGACTGATGGCAAAAAGATAAACTTGGAAGAATTTAAGAATCATCTAACTGCATTAAAAGCTACAGTAGACAAAATTACCGTTTCTCCATTTTACGATACCCTCTATGACGAAGAGCTTCAAACTTTGACATTGCGATACACCGTAGATGTTACCAAGAAAAGCGGAACCCGGGGGTTAATTGAGCTTATCGCGATTTTTGAAATAAAAAACGGCAAGATTGTTCGTTGTAATGAAATCTCGCATGCCCTTCATCATGTTAACGAGTTTAAGGAACTTGCAAGCATTTCTTCTCCAGTTGTTTAA